From a single Candidatus Defluviilinea gracilis genomic region:
- a CDS encoding glycosyltransferase — MNRFNGRLALQQRVLPSYRAPFFDLLASACDGGMSLFTGLPRPSEGITTTSELRVTRYELGKNIHLFGGNFYLCYQRGLTNWLKEWNPDALIVEANPRYLSTSSAVNWMREQNKPVIGWGLGAPAVSGWRERRRSAFLSQFDALIAYSQRGADEYANLGFPLDNIFVAHNSVSPSPTWEMPKRPNTFNEKPYILFVGRLQLRKNIDLLLGACAEIQNVRLVIVGDGPEREAFEELAAEIYPSAEFVGAKHGAELKAHMEEADLFVLPGTGGLAVQEVMSYGLPVIVAQGDGTQDDLVRKENGWQVPPDDFDALVATMKDALSDTARLRTMGAESFRIVKEEINIERMADAFVSALNVLTAK; from the coding sequence ATGAATCGATTCAATGGCAGGCTCGCCCTGCAACAACGCGTCCTCCCAAGTTATCGCGCTCCGTTCTTTGACTTGCTCGCCTCCGCCTGCGATGGCGGGATGAGTCTCTTCACCGGCTTGCCGCGTCCAAGCGAAGGAATTACGACGACAAGCGAGTTACGAGTTACGAGATACGAGTTAGGGAAAAACATACATTTGTTTGGCGGGAATTTTTATTTGTGTTATCAGCGCGGATTGACGAACTGGCTGAAAGAGTGGAATCCCGACGCGCTGATCGTGGAAGCCAACCCGCGCTATCTTTCCACTTCTTCCGCCGTGAATTGGATGCGCGAGCAAAACAAACCGGTCATCGGGTGGGGACTTGGCGCGCCCGCCGTCAGCGGATGGCGTGAACGAAGAAGAAGCGCCTTCCTCAGTCAATTCGATGCGCTGATCGCGTACAGTCAACGCGGCGCGGACGAATATGCCAACTTGGGCTTTCCCCTCGATAATATTTTCGTCGCGCATAATTCTGTCTCCCCTTCGCCAACATGGGAAATGCCAAAGCGACCAAACACGTTTAATGAAAAGCCTTACATCCTTTTCGTGGGACGATTGCAATTACGCAAAAATATAGATTTGTTACTCGGCGCGTGCGCGGAGATTCAAAATGTGCGGCTGGTCATTGTCGGTGATGGGCCCGAACGCGAGGCGTTTGAGGAACTCGCCGCAGAAATTTATCCGTCCGCGGAGTTTGTGGGCGCAAAGCATGGGGCGGAGTTAAAGGCTCACATGGAAGAGGCAGACCTCTTCGTCCTGCCGGGAACCGGGGGGCTGGCTGTCCAAGAGGTGATGAGTTACGGTCTGCCCGTCATCGTGGCGCAGGGAGACGGCACGCAGGATGATCTCGTGCGAAAAGAGAACGGTTGGCAAGTCCCGCCCGATGATTTCGACGCGCTGGTTGCCACAATGAAAGACGCGCTGTCGGATACGGCGCGTCTGCGAACGATGGGGGCAGAGTCGTTTCGGATCGTGAAAGAGGAGATCAACATCGAAAGAATGGCAGATGCGTTTGTAAGCGCGCTGAACGTGTTAACCGCCAAATGA
- a CDS encoding STAS domain-containing protein, with protein sequence MSELTIQTSQVQGNVSVTILNLAGHLHGATEHQLLDAARQAHEDGARHLLLDTSGLDVLSSAGLRGIQGAFKLFTPPRDVETISRHETEQYKSPYFKMICSNPQIYYILNITGFAQNILIFNNLEEALNSFGG encoded by the coding sequence ATGAGCGAACTGACAATACAAACTTCGCAAGTGCAAGGCAACGTTTCGGTTACGATATTGAACCTGGCCGGTCATTTGCACGGCGCGACCGAACATCAGTTGCTGGATGCCGCGCGACAGGCGCATGAAGACGGGGCAAGACACCTTTTGTTAGATACCTCTGGCTTGGATGTATTATCCAGCGCGGGTTTGCGCGGCATTCAAGGCGCGTTCAAACTGTTCACCCCGCCCCGCGATGTTGAAACGATCAGCCGTCACGAAACAGAACAATACAAGTCTCCCTATTTCAAAATGATCTGCTCGAACCCGCAGATCTACTATATCCTCAACATTACCGGCTTCGCGCAAAATATACTCATCTTCAACAATCTGGAAGAGGCGCTCAACTCATTTGGCGGTTAA
- a CDS encoding nuclear transport factor 2 family protein has product MSEEIIAFLKKHLQSIQENDMKTYNETTAEDLTLYEWWITPHRIDGLPFHEFMMSSNAERGTVFGADAKGKSATRFDLSNLHIQNYGETAIASYTLLISTASADGVKVASHNESRVMVKLNGAWKVVHAHKSPAWQAPHIPS; this is encoded by the coding sequence ATGTCCGAAGAAATCATCGCCTTCCTGAAAAAGCACTTGCAATCCATTCAGGAGAACGACATGAAGACCTACAACGAAACTACCGCCGAAGATTTGACTCTTTACGAATGGTGGATCACACCGCATCGCATTGACGGGCTTCCCTTCCATGAATTTATGATGTCGTCCAATGCCGAGCGCGGCACGGTCTTCGGCGCGGACGCGAAGGGAAAATCTGCAACGCGATTCGATCTCTCGAATTTGCATATTCAAAACTACGGCGAGACCGCGATTGCAAGTTATACATTGCTCATCAGCACAGCCTCCGCAGACGGCGTGAAGGTTGCGTCTCACAACGAAAGCCGCGTGATGGTGAAACTCAACGGCGCGTGGAAAGTTGTCCATGCGCACAAATCTCCCGCGTGGCAGGCTCCGCATATCCCATCATGA